One bacterium genomic region harbors:
- a CDS encoding methylmalonyl-CoA mutase family protein, giving the protein MEENKKDPTKKAHANRQYKAWEKNTLEPFIQKKPEKGNLVDSSGKPIERLFLPDDINDAYLEKLGFPGQFPFTRGVYPSMFRGRYWTMRQYAGFGTAEESNERYKYLLSQGQTGLSIAFDLPTQIGYDSDNSMSEGEVGKVGVAVDTLADLETLFEGIPLDKVSTSMTINSTAAILLAMYIVVAEKQGVGKEKLRGTIQNDILKEYIARGTYIFPPQPSMRIITNIFEYCTQNVPKWNSISISGYHIREAGSTAIQEIAFTLADGIAYCEAALKAGMDIDSFAGRLSFFFNAHNNLLEEVAKFRAARRMWAKIMRDRFSAKKEKSMMLRFHTQTAGSTLTAQQPNNNIVRVAVQTLAAVLGGTQSLHTNSRDEALSLPTEESVRIALRTQQVVAHESGVADSIDPLAGSYYIETMTDHIEKKASEYIDKIDAMGGMSKAIEKGFVQREIQKSAYEYQKTVEADAKIVVGVNKFTVEEPPLTDLLRVDESIGVKQKEKLFKVKSNRNTQAVEESLKALETAASGDDNLMPYIISAVRAYATIGEISDILRGVFGEYREQVIL; this is encoded by the coding sequence ATGGAAGAGAATAAAAAAGACCCAACTAAAAAAGCCCACGCGAATAGGCAATATAAGGCCTGGGAGAAAAATACTCTCGAACCTTTTATTCAAAAAAAGCCTGAAAAAGGGAATCTTGTAGATTCCTCCGGTAAACCCATTGAAAGGCTTTTTCTCCCTGACGATATTAATGATGCTTATCTTGAAAAACTAGGTTTCCCCGGACAATTTCCATTTACCCGTGGAGTGTATCCCTCGATGTTCCGTGGAAGGTATTGGACAATGCGCCAATATGCGGGTTTCGGCACCGCAGAAGAATCCAACGAGAGATATAAATATCTTCTTTCGCAAGGTCAAACCGGCCTTTCTATAGCTTTCGATCTACCTACACAGATAGGTTACGATTCGGATAATTCCATGAGTGAGGGTGAGGTTGGCAAGGTTGGAGTTGCTGTCGATACACTCGCCGATTTGGAAACCCTTTTCGAAGGCATCCCCCTCGATAAAGTCTCGACCTCGATGACCATAAACTCCACAGCAGCAATACTTCTAGCCATGTATATTGTCGTTGCTGAAAAGCAGGGAGTTGGAAAAGAGAAGCTCCGCGGCACTATCCAGAATGACATCCTTAAAGAGTATATTGCCCGTGGAACATATATTTTCCCGCCACAACCCTCGATGCGCATCATCACAAATATTTTCGAATACTGCACACAAAACGTCCCCAAATGGAATTCCATCTCGATTTCTGGTTACCACATTCGTGAAGCCGGCTCTACAGCCATTCAGGAGATTGCTTTTACCCTTGCCGATGGTATCGCCTATTGCGAGGCGGCACTTAAAGCAGGAATGGATATCGATAGTTTTGCAGGGAGACTATCATTCTTCTTCAACGCACATAATAATCTACTGGAAGAGGTTGCAAAATTCCGCGCCGCGAGAAGAATGTGGGCCAAAATAATGCGCGATAGGTTTTCCGCTAAAAAAGAAAAATCCATGATGCTACGCTTCCATACCCAGACTGCTGGTTCTACTCTCACAGCACAACAACCGAACAACAATATAGTCCGGGTAGCAGTTCAAACATTGGCAGCGGTTCTTGGTGGCACACAGAGTTTACATACAAATTCACGGGATGAAGCCCTTTCACTTCCCACGGAGGAATCCGTTCGCATTGCCCTTAGAACCCAACAAGTTGTCGCCCATGAATCTGGGGTAGCAGATAGTATTGACCCACTGGCGGGGTCCTATTATATTGAAACGATGACCGATCATATAGAAAAGAAGGCCTCCGAATACATAGATAAAATAGACGCCATGGGTGGAATGTCTAAGGCAATTGAAAAGGGTTTTGTCCAGAGGGAAATACAAAAAAGCGCTTATGAGTATCAAAAAACGGTCGAAGCCGATGCGAAGATAGTAGTCGGGGTAAATAAATTCACAGTTGAAGAACCGCCTTTAACCGATTTACTTCGTGTCGATGAAAGTATCGGAGTGAAGCAAAAAGAGAAGCTCTTCAAGGTTAAATCGAACCGCAACACGCAGGCTGTCGAAGAGTCTTTGAAGGCATTAGAAACCGCTGCGAGCGGCGATGACAACCTAATGCCATATATAATCTCCGCAGTCAGAGCCTA
- a CDS encoding biotin transporter BioY, with the protein MPENTLQRNKAVSNIAKGAVLVALTVVSAQIAIPLPPVPWTLQVFTVLLSGAIGGSAVGAISQLIYILLGLIGLPVFSGFSGGLSIIISPTFGYLIGFPIAAGMSGLFNTKKGLLRRSPLIFLASLIPIYVIGAAYFYCFAPIMIGKVLTVKGVIAVGIVPFIIPDIVKAILAWVIARRLN; encoded by the coding sequence ATGCCAGAAAATACACTCCAGAGAAATAAAGCAGTTAGCAATATAGCTAAGGGTGCTGTTCTTGTTGCGCTTACTGTGGTTTCGGCACAGATCGCCATACCTTTACCGCCAGTTCCATGGACACTTCAGGTTTTTACAGTTCTTCTCAGCGGAGCAATTGGAGGAAGTGCAGTAGGAGCAATAAGCCAGTTAATATATATTCTACTTGGTTTGATTGGGTTGCCGGTTTTTTCCGGCTTTTCCGGAGGATTATCTATAATAATTTCTCCTACTTTTGGATATTTGATTGGCTTTCCTATAGCTGCCGGAATGAGTGGTTTATTTAACACAAAAAAGGGATTACTTCGCCGCTCGCCGCTGATTTTTTTAGCTAGCCTAATTCCGATATATGTTATTGGAGCTGCTTATTTTTATTGTTTTGCTCCAATAATGATAGGTAAGGTGTTAACTGTTAAAGGAGTGATAGCAGTTGGGATTGTACCTTTTATAATTCCAGATATAGTTAAGGCAATTCTTGCGTGGGTTATAGCCCGCCGCTTGAATTGA
- a CDS encoding cobalamin B12-binding domain-containing protein → MNKKTRILLAKPGLDGHDRGIKIIANALRDAGFEVIYAGLRQTPDSIATAAIQEDVDVVGLSILSGAHMTLFPAVKKKLDEKGASDILLFGGGIIPDQDKEILEKSGIGRIFTPGASTQEIVEYIKSKME, encoded by the coding sequence ATGAATAAAAAAACTCGAATACTCTTAGCTAAGCCCGGCCTTGATGGCCACGACCGAGGCATTAAAATTATAGCCAATGCACTTCGTGATGCCGGTTTCGAGGTTATATATGCCGGCTTGCGTCAAACACCGGACTCAATCGCTACAGCAGCAATTCAAGAGGATGTCGATGTTGTGGGACTTAGCATCCTCTCGGGTGCACATATGACCCTTTTCCCCGCAGTCAAAAAGAAACTCGATGAAAAAGGTGCAAGCGATATTCTGCTTTTCGGTGGAGGAATTATCCCCGATCAGGACAAAGAAATACTCGAGAAATCCGGTATCGGTAGAATATTCACGCCCGGAGCATCGACACAAGAAATTGTCGAATATATAAAATCAAAAATGGAGTAA
- the buk gene encoding butyrate kinase → MIELTEILDKKINNRDNRPMAIFAESLDKRSIEAASHLVRYIKPVFLFPEDRIREIISEELSHCDQTRLEFMIQESSFLDLEKAQYLLDDLARAYKDLPDGARRADCFETARQLVAEPAIFGIMAVREGHADMVIGGLEEHPKGFLESAGAILGDTTVSKSVLFQMPENFPKQVFPMGIVIFGDIALNTFTNGEILGRIAVQTCVALRDIIPEDVLPEVRAGIVLPSYNSPFDAIAVKASNFADDILLDYAEKDSLYESIKLTGEIRSSEIIGLCGTEYCPRCEHNVLICPNAEMGDLMVNFFSGVFCEAKKVEILSGVRSRCVDLARDCLIDDVILSIKAALARFPEDWQSTPKDTFFKDYRILVINPGSTSTKIAVFEGDKEVFTEELNHTPEEIEAFKGQNITEQYSFRKEVILKALGEHGFSMESIDAISARGGLIKPILHGTYRINEEMYHDLMIGVNGQHASNLGGLIASELVKGSDKSAFIVDPVVVDEVPSRAKITGIKEIKRKVISHALNQIATAKRYAEENGTFYEYLNLIVAHMGGGITVGAHKKGQYIDVNNGLNGEGPFTPERSGSLPVGQLIELCFSGKYTHAELKLLNKGKGGLFDLLGTSNFREVTNRVLKGDKEAKEVLDALIYQIAKSITNLLPAFDGELVDQVLLTGGMARSNLLCDGIRKAVSALGCGVSVYPGENEMVALAHGALRVLRGKEDARKYTPEK, encoded by the coding sequence ATGATCGAATTGACGGAAATCCTCGACAAAAAAATAAACAACAGAGATAATAGGCCGATGGCTATTTTCGCTGAATCTCTAGACAAGCGGAGTATAGAGGCTGCAAGTCACCTCGTGAGGTATATAAAACCGGTTTTCCTATTCCCAGAGGATCGGATTAGAGAGATAATCAGCGAAGAGCTATCTCATTGTGATCAAACGCGTCTTGAATTCATGATACAAGAAAGTTCCTTTCTAGACTTAGAGAAAGCGCAGTATCTTTTGGACGATTTAGCGCGTGCATATAAAGATTTGCCTGATGGTGCTCGTAGAGCGGACTGTTTTGAGACCGCAAGGCAGCTAGTTGCCGAACCGGCGATTTTTGGGATAATGGCAGTTAGAGAGGGGCACGCCGACATGGTTATTGGGGGATTGGAGGAGCACCCCAAAGGGTTTTTAGAATCGGCTGGAGCTATTTTAGGAGATACAACGGTATCTAAGTCGGTTTTATTTCAAATGCCTGAAAATTTCCCGAAACAGGTTTTTCCAATGGGAATAGTGATTTTTGGCGATATAGCATTAAACACATTTACAAACGGAGAAATTCTTGGAAGGATCGCTGTTCAAACATGTGTGGCGCTTAGGGATATTATACCGGAGGATGTTCTTCCAGAGGTGAGAGCGGGGATAGTATTGCCATCGTATAATTCTCCTTTCGATGCTATAGCAGTTAAGGCCTCCAATTTTGCCGATGATATCCTGCTAGATTATGCAGAAAAGGACTCTCTATATGAATCAATTAAGCTAACTGGTGAGATCAGATCTAGCGAGATAATTGGTCTTTGTGGAACCGAATATTGCCCTCGATGTGAACATAATGTTCTTATTTGCCCGAATGCCGAAATGGGCGACCTTATGGTGAATTTCTTCTCAGGGGTTTTTTGTGAGGCCAAGAAGGTCGAAATTTTATCGGGCGTGAGATCGAGATGTGTAGATCTTGCTCGCGATTGTTTGATAGATGATGTAATATTATCAATAAAGGCAGCATTGGCAAGGTTCCCCGAGGATTGGCAAAGCACCCCGAAGGATACATTTTTCAAGGATTACAGGATACTAGTGATTAACCCCGGGTCAACATCGACAAAGATAGCTGTTTTCGAGGGCGATAAAGAGGTTTTCACCGAGGAACTTAATCATACGCCCGAAGAAATCGAGGCTTTTAAAGGACAGAATATCACTGAGCAATACAGTTTCCGTAAAGAAGTGATTCTAAAGGCTTTGGGGGAACATGGTTTTTCAATGGAATCTATTGATGCTATTTCCGCTCGTGGAGGTTTGATTAAGCCTATTCTCCATGGGACTTACAGAATAAATGAGGAAATGTATCATGACTTGATGATTGGAGTAAACGGTCAACACGCTTCTAATCTCGGAGGGCTTATAGCTTCTGAACTTGTTAAAGGAAGTGATAAGTCAGCATTTATAGTAGATCCAGTGGTGGTGGACGAGGTTCCTAGCAGGGCGAAGATCACAGGTATAAAGGAAATTAAGCGTAAGGTTATCAGCCATGCACTGAATCAGATAGCTACAGCAAAGCGTTATGCTGAAGAAAACGGGACATTCTATGAGTATTTGAACCTCATTGTGGCTCATATGGGGGGTGGAATCACAGTAGGAGCACATAAAAAAGGACAATATATAGATGTTAATAATGGATTAAATGGAGAGGGGCCTTTTACCCCGGAGAGAAGTGGTTCTTTGCCTGTAGGACAGCTAATAGAGCTTTGTTTTTCAGGAAAATACACTCACGCCGAGTTAAAGCTATTAAATAAGGGTAAAGGCGGTTTATTCGATTTACTCGGCACATCAAATTTCCGTGAAGTGACAAACAGGGTTCTTAAAGGCGACAAAGAAGCCAAAGAGGTTCTCGATGCGCTTATTTATCAAATTGCTAAGAGCATAACGAATCTTTTACCCGCTTTTGATGGTGAACTTGTTGATCAAGTGCTTCTTACGGGTGGTATGGCGAGGTCTAATTTGCTATGTGATGGTATTCGCAAGGCGGTTTCAGCTTTGGGTTGTGGTGTTTCGGTTTATCCGGGAGAGAATGAAATGGTAGCCTTGGCTCATGGAGCGTTGAGGGTTTTGAGGGGCAAGGAAGATGCCAGAAAATACACTCCAGAGAAATAA